In a genomic window of Vigna angularis cultivar LongXiaoDou No.4 chromosome 6, ASM1680809v1, whole genome shotgun sequence:
- the LOC128197371 gene encoding uncharacterized protein LOC128197371, whose product MASSSSTNTSIGGSSSDPSIYTNYVNVHLSIDKLDGTNYATWASDIKLWLKSQGYLDHLTQNVTTALIDDTSRWMKIDAQLCIVIKSTIHSSLKQMFRSYETCSEVWAQAKLLYTNDTQRLYGVCQDLLTVIGPRNPGPMAEYLGKIHALLHDFNDILPPASTPAEELEQRSKFFMLLALYGLSDDVSHVRDQILGSPVIPNFTSTCSALLRIPSKPVTETSPRTDDSSVMAAQREYRSRSRKPSKGRPKCDH is encoded by the coding sequence atggcgtcttcctcgtctacaaacacctctattggtggctcatcttctgatccctcaatatatactaattatgtgaatgtacacttgtccattgacaagttagatggcacaaattatgcaacCTGGGCGTctgacatcaaactttggttgaagagtcaggggtacttagatcatcttactcaaaatgtgactactgctctcatagatgacacttcccgctggatgaaaattgatgctcagttatgcattgttataaagtccaccattcactcctcactgaagcaaatgtttcgatcctatgagacatgttcagaagtatgggcacaagcgaagttgttatacacaaatgacactcagcgtctttatggtgtttgtcaggacctattaactgttattggtccgcgcaatcctggtcccatggcagaatatttgggtaaaattcatgcccttcttcatgactttaatgatatattacctcctgcttccactcctgctgaagaattggaacaacgatcaaagttcttcatgttgttggcattatacggactctctgatgatgtttctcatgttcgtgatcagattttgggttctcctgtcatacccaactttacttctacttgttctgctcttttgcgtataccgagcaaacccgtcactgagacatctcctCGTACTGATGATTCCTCTGTTATGGCTGCTCAACGTGAATATCGAAGTCGGTCTCGCAAGccaagtaaaggacgtccaaaatgtgaccattga